Within the Methanobacterium sp. genome, the region TGCAGCTATAAATATTGATGCCCATGCTGCAGCAAATACAGCAAATTTCCCATTAACGTTTTTAAGTGAGGTATATGTGTAGAATCCAACAAATCCTCCTACAACTCCCATGTTAAATATATTCACGCCTAAAGCGGTCACTCCACCGTCTCCATATATTAATCCCTGAAGTATCAATACAATAGATAAAACCAGAACTGCCGCCCATGGACTGCCCAATATAATGGCCACTAACGCCGCACCCATCATATGTCCGCTTGTCCCAAATGGAATTGGAATATTCATGGCTTGTATAGCAAAAATACCTGCAGATAGTACTGCTAACAATGGAATAGCCCTCTCATCAAGATTATTTCTTGCCCATCGTAGAGCGAAGAATATTGCTATTATTGAGATAGCATAATATATTAGATACTGTGGAAATGGAATTAAACCATCTGGTATATGCATTCTTTGAATCCTCCTTCAATTTTTATATACGGGTCAATAACTATTTATATAGTATTACTAAACCCCATTATTAAGGGTAAAAGATAATACTCATTTTAATAAGCCTTATAACCCTTTAATCTTAATATATGGGTTTAGATTTATGTCATATAAAGGTTTCCTTTGGTATTACCAATACATGTTTTTTATAATTAAAAGTATTAAAAACTTATTACTAAATCCAAATTTTAAAGGTTAAATGTAATAAAAATATACACTTAAAAAAAATGAATAATGAAAAATAATTATGAAATTAAAAATATTAATAGCCGAATTACAACTAAATTCATATTTTCTTTATTTTAAGATTGAAAAACATAAAAAGATCATCCTTCAACCATAATCAATTTACCTGTTTTAGGATCTTTGTAAACCGTTCCCATCTGGACATAACCCTGTCCCTGACCAGATTGACTTTGAGGGGTTTCGTTTATCTGGTTTCCCTGTTGAATTTCCGCTGCTTTTTGCATTGCTTCCATTGTCTGTTTTTTCTCTTCGGGAGAAGCATTGCTAAAAACTACGCTTTGCATGTTCCACGATACAACCAGAAATATTAGAAATCCAACTGATAGTACAAGCATAGCATCTACAAGGTTAGCCGAACCTGCCATTGGATCTTCATCTTCCCTATTGAGTAATCGGCGCTTTTGTCTTCGAAGCATTGTCTAAAACCTCCAGTACTGATTCTGATATTGTTTCAAGTGTAGTGAGATTGTCTTCATACCATCTTTTTCTAACCTTCGAAATAACGTATGCTATACCTCCTGCAGCTAATCCAACAACAGTAGTGTCAAATGCAATAATTATGGCTTGAGCCAGGCCATTAATATCTCCTCCACCTAAAGCAGCTAAACCTGGCCCCATTGGTATCAATGTACCCATTAATCCAAGTGTTGGACCAAGCCTTGTAACAACATCAGTTTTTTCAAGACTTTTAGCAATTTTAAGTTCCTCATTCTCGATTAACTTTCTTGCAAATGCTTCTCGGGATTTAAATCCCAATTCTGGCGATCCAGCAAGTTTTATGAGTATTTCTTTGTGAT harbors:
- a CDS encoding DUF2149 domain-containing protein; protein product: MLRRQKRRLLNREDEDPMAGSANLVDAMLVLSVGFLIFLVVSWNMQSVVFSNASPEEKKQTMEAMQKAAEIQQGNQINETPQSQSGQGQGYVQMGTVYKDPKTGKLIMVEG
- the cbiM gene encoding cobalt transporter CbiM; protein product: MHIPDGLIPFPQYLIYYAISIIAIFFALRWARNNLDERAIPLLAVLSAGIFAIQAMNIPIPFGTSGHMMGAALVAIILGSPWAAVLVLSIVLILQGLIYGDGGVTALGVNIFNMGVVGGFVGFYTYTSLKNVNGKFAVFAAAWASIFIAAIAAALELAIAGAFPLDLGLFYMGGFHAIIGLIEGAITVVVVLAIQNVRPDLFSLEKKSSEVTSK
- a CDS encoding MotA/TolQ/ExbB proton channel family protein, which encodes MVAIPGSDMLGAALHVIAQSLIIPVIIGLLSFMVYAIINFGGLISEYSGRIKFDVGKVEKIIKDISNSGTPENIMEVVEKSDLPQNHKEILIKLAGSPELGFKSREAFARKLIENEELKIAKSLEKTDVVTRLGPTLGLMGTLIPMGPGLAALGGGDINGLAQAIIIAFDTTVVGLAAGGIAYVISKVRKRWYEDNLTTLETISESVLEVLDNASKTKAPITQ